The proteins below come from a single Gordonia pseudamarae genomic window:
- the pgsA gene encoding CDP-diacylglycerol--glycerol-3-phosphate 3-phosphatidyltransferase, translating into MTDRVRRALDEEAPDTVDDPIGVAAGAGDDRSAGDRFRDDLAGGDRAGEGPHEVPLLNIANVLTVFRILLVPVFVAALFVDDGDSTAWRIVATVIFAIAALTDRYDGRLARERGLITEFGKLADPIADKALIGTALVGLSVLGEVSWWITGIILVRELGVTALRFWVLRHGVIPASRGGKLKTLLQSLAIGFYLLPLDGAWHLIAVVLMWAAVVVTVVTAADYIWQAVALRAKGRAARSR; encoded by the coding sequence ATGACCGACCGGGTGCGCCGTGCCCTCGACGAGGAAGCCCCGGACACCGTGGATGACCCGATCGGCGTGGCCGCCGGAGCAGGAGATGACCGGTCCGCGGGTGACCGCTTTCGGGATGACCTTGCCGGAGGTGACCGTGCGGGGGAGGGACCGCACGAGGTGCCGCTGCTCAACATCGCCAACGTTCTCACGGTCTTCCGGATCCTGCTGGTACCGGTGTTCGTGGCCGCCCTGTTCGTCGACGACGGGGACAGCACGGCGTGGCGGATCGTGGCCACGGTGATCTTCGCGATCGCCGCGCTCACCGACCGCTACGACGGACGACTGGCCCGCGAGCGGGGACTGATCACCGAGTTCGGAAAACTCGCCGACCCGATCGCCGACAAGGCGCTGATCGGCACCGCCCTCGTCGGTCTGTCGGTACTCGGCGAGGTGTCCTGGTGGATCACCGGCATCATCCTGGTGCGTGAGCTGGGCGTGACGGCGTTGCGGTTCTGGGTGTTGCGGCACGGCGTGATCCCGGCCAGCCGCGGCGGCAAGCTGAAGACGCTGCTGCAGTCGCTGGCGATCGGTTTCTACCTGCTCCCGCTGGACGGCGCCTGGCATCTGATCGCCGTGGTGCTGATGTGGGCGGCGGTCGTGGTCACCGTGGTGACCGCCGCCGACTACATCTGGCAGGCTGTCGCGCTGCGGGCCAAAGGTCGTGCGGCCCGAAGCCGGTGA
- a CDS encoding helix-turn-helix domain-containing protein, with product MAVLLREALGESLRRVRTDQGRTLREVSTDARVSLGYLSEVERGQKEASSELLAAICDALEVELADILLDAGQTLRPTDHDDALSATKVVIPAPAGRPGAELAAA from the coding sequence ATGGCGGTACTGCTGCGCGAGGCGCTGGGCGAGAGTTTGCGCCGGGTGCGTACGGACCAGGGCCGGACGCTGCGTGAGGTATCCACCGACGCGCGGGTGAGCCTCGGCTACCTCTCCGAGGTCGAACGTGGACAGAAGGAGGCCTCGAGTGAGCTGCTCGCCGCGATCTGCGACGCACTCGAGGTAGAACTCGCCGACATCCTGCTCGACGCCGGACAGACGCTGCGCCCGACCGATCACGACGACGCGCTGTCGGCCACCAAGGTCGTCATCCCGGCACCGGCGGGACGGCCGGGCGCCGAGCTCGCCGCCGCCTGA
- a CDS encoding amino-acid N-acetyltransferase, whose amino-acid sequence MPSADAVPEARSSSAGDRDRLVVRRARTSDVPRIKELIDQYAGRILLEKNLVTLYEAVQEFWVGDLDGEVVGCGALHVLWSDLGEVRTVAVDRTRSGLGIGHRIVARLMTVARELELSRVFVLTFETEFFGRHGFAEIEGTPVTKEVFEEMCRSYDTGVAEFLDLSYVKPNTLGNTRMLAHLSPDD is encoded by the coding sequence ATGCCCTCAGCCGATGCCGTCCCCGAGGCCCGGTCTTCATCCGCCGGCGATCGTGATCGTCTCGTAGTGCGCCGCGCCCGGACATCAGATGTACCCCGTATCAAGGAGCTCATCGACCAGTACGCCGGGCGCATTCTGCTGGAGAAGAACCTGGTGACCCTGTACGAGGCGGTTCAGGAGTTCTGGGTCGGCGACCTCGACGGCGAGGTGGTGGGTTGCGGTGCGCTGCACGTCCTGTGGTCCGATCTCGGCGAGGTGCGCACGGTGGCGGTGGATCGCACACGCAGCGGACTGGGCATCGGGCACCGGATCGTGGCCAGGCTGATGACGGTGGCCCGCGAGCTCGAGCTCAGCCGGGTGTTCGTGCTCACCTTCGAAACCGAGTTCTTCGGCAGGCACGGATTCGCCGAGATCGAGGGCACACCGGTGACCAAGGAGGTATTCGAGGAGATGTGCCGCTCCTACGACACCGGTGTCGCCGAGTTCCTGGACCTGAGCTACGTCAAACCCAACACACTCGGTAACACCAGGATGCTGGCGCACCTGAGCCCCGACGACTGA
- the pspA gene encoding phage shock protein PspA, which produces MANPFVKFWRYLMALGNSKIDEHADPKVQIQQAIEDAQRQHQALSQQAANVIGNQRQLEMKLNRQLEEIEKLQANTRQALTLADQAAAAGDVQKSQEYTNAAEAFAAQLVTAEQSVEDLKVLHDQSLQAAAQAKQAVERNAMMLQQKLAERSKLLSQLEQAKMQEQVSASLNQMSELAVPGNTPNLDQVRDKIERRYANALGSAELAKNSVQGRMAEVEQAGIQMAGHSRLEQIRASMRGEALPSAGAPAAAPDLAKPGTVPGQVLPPQSNT; this is translated from the coding sequence ATGGCGAACCCGTTCGTGAAGTTCTGGCGCTACCTGATGGCTCTTGGCAATTCGAAGATCGATGAGCATGCCGATCCCAAGGTCCAGATCCAGCAGGCGATCGAGGATGCGCAACGCCAGCACCAGGCGCTGTCCCAGCAGGCCGCCAACGTGATCGGCAATCAGCGCCAGCTGGAGATGAAGCTCAACCGGCAGCTCGAAGAGATCGAGAAGCTGCAGGCCAACACCCGCCAGGCGCTGACGCTGGCCGATCAGGCCGCGGCCGCGGGCGACGTGCAGAAGTCGCAGGAGTACACCAACGCCGCCGAGGCCTTCGCCGCGCAGCTGGTCACCGCTGAACAGAGCGTCGAGGACCTCAAGGTGCTGCACGATCAGTCACTGCAGGCCGCGGCACAGGCCAAGCAGGCCGTCGAGCGCAACGCGATGATGCTGCAGCAGAAGCTCGCCGAGCGGTCCAAGCTGCTCAGTCAGCTCGAGCAGGCCAAGATGCAGGAGCAGGTGTCCGCCTCGCTCAACCAGATGAGCGAGCTTGCCGTTCCCGGCAACACGCCCAACCTGGATCAGGTCCGCGACAAGATCGAACGCCGCTACGCCAACGCACTAGGTTCGGCTGAACTGGCCAAGAACTCGGTGCAGGGCCGGATGGCCGAGGTCGAGCAGGCCGGTATCCAGATGGCCGGACACTCCAGGCTCGAACAGATCAGGGCCAGCATGCGCGGTGAGGCACTGCCATCGGCCGGGGCGCCCGCGGCGGCCCCCGATCTGGCCAAGCCCGGCACCGTTCCCGGCCAGGTCCTTCCGCCCCAGAGCAACACCTAG